One Tachysurus vachellii isolate PV-2020 chromosome 8, HZAU_Pvac_v1, whole genome shotgun sequence genomic window carries:
- the tank gene encoding TRAF family member-associated NF-kappa-B activator isoform X2 yields the protein MERNIGDPLNKAYEAYRNISIENENAKKLLQEKTEQFQRYSQQLEKKIEDQEQEISELKAQLNSIKLASGEVKCCETAHQKQETERLSPNIQWPSNSSSSHRTNNILKESLEFTPMPPHPVPGVSGMKSEDVLDTLQEIQGTFQRIQTLARRQKDHLKRIHKGNSATSDLQFSMPIQCTDKIDEQDEEPFSSSSRPQVDEGLTSGALASRGASPEDGHFMDDIKFPPPTDSEYEFLHSADRSVPLPMPRKDLSEPISTVLEESYSSYSVSTPVSHLLPASASHEGVRGPQQPLWNHDLSPASALETSSMGSNHCTFCQATVPSNLMYSHLNSHFQTKEGD from the exons ATGGAGCGAAACATTGGTGATCCGCTGAACAAAGCCTATGAAGCCTATCGCAACATCTCCATTGAGAATGAAAATGCCAAAAAGCTGCTCCAGGAGAAG acagaGCAATTTCAACGGTATTCACAGCAGCTGGAGAAAAAGATAGAAGACCAAGAACAGGAGATTTCAGAGCTCAAAGcacaattaaattcaataaagCTTGCTTCAG gggAAGTGAAATGTTGCGAGACTGCACaccaaaaacaggaaacagaaaggTTGTCACCTAATATTCAGTGGCCCAGCAACTCTTCCTCTTCCCACAGGACTAACAATATTCTG AAGGAATCCTTGGAGTTTACACCAATGCCTCCCCATCCAGTACCTGGAGTTAGTGGCATGAAGAG TGAGGATGTTCTAGACACGCTTCAGGAAATCCAGGGGACTTTCCAGAGGATTCAGACTCTTGCAAGACGACAGAAAGATCACCTGAAAAGAATACACAAAGGAAATAGTGCAACAAGTG ATCTGCAGTTCTCCATGCCCATCCAGTGCACAGATAAAATTGATGAACAAGATGAAGAgcccttctcttcctcctcaagGCCACAGGTTGATGAGGGCTTGACCTCAGGTGCATTAGCATCACGTGGTGCTAGCCCAGAGGACGGTCATTTTATGGACGATATTAAGTTCCCGCCACCCACAGATAGTGAATATGAATTTCTGCACAGTGCTGACAGGAGTGTACCACTTCCAATGCCCAGAAAAGACCTGTCAGAGCCCATTTCCACGGTGTTGGAGGAGTCCTACTCCTCGTACTCTGTCTCTACTCCAGTATCACACCTGCTGCCTGCATCCGCATCACACGAAGGAGTCCGGGGACCACAACAG CCTCTGTGGAACCATGATCTGAGCCCTGCTAGTGCATTGGAAACATCAAGCATGGGGTCTAATCACTGTACTTTTTGCCAGGCTACTGTTCCCAGTAACCTCATGTACAGCCACCTCAATTCACACTTCCAGACCAAAGAGGGGGATTAA
- the tank gene encoding TRAF family member-associated NF-kappa-B activator isoform X1, with product MERNIGDPLNKAYEAYRNISIENENAKKLLQEKTEQFQRYSQQLEKKIEDQEQEISELKAQLNSIKLASGEVKCCETAHQKQETERLSPNIQWPSNSSSSHRTNNILKESLEFTPMPPHPVPGVSGMKSEDVLDTLQEIQGTFQRIQTLARRQKDHLKRIHKGNSATSADLQFSMPIQCTDKIDEQDEEPFSSSSRPQVDEGLTSGALASRGASPEDGHFMDDIKFPPPTDSEYEFLHSADRSVPLPMPRKDLSEPISTVLEESYSSYSVSTPVSHLLPASASHEGVRGPQQPLWNHDLSPASALETSSMGSNHCTFCQATVPSNLMYSHLNSHFQTKEGD from the exons ATGGAGCGAAACATTGGTGATCCGCTGAACAAAGCCTATGAAGCCTATCGCAACATCTCCATTGAGAATGAAAATGCCAAAAAGCTGCTCCAGGAGAAG acagaGCAATTTCAACGGTATTCACAGCAGCTGGAGAAAAAGATAGAAGACCAAGAACAGGAGATTTCAGAGCTCAAAGcacaattaaattcaataaagCTTGCTTCAG gggAAGTGAAATGTTGCGAGACTGCACaccaaaaacaggaaacagaaaggTTGTCACCTAATATTCAGTGGCCCAGCAACTCTTCCTCTTCCCACAGGACTAACAATATTCTG AAGGAATCCTTGGAGTTTACACCAATGCCTCCCCATCCAGTACCTGGAGTTAGTGGCATGAAGAG TGAGGATGTTCTAGACACGCTTCAGGAAATCCAGGGGACTTTCCAGAGGATTCAGACTCTTGCAAGACGACAGAAAGATCACCTGAAAAGAATACACAAAGGAAATAGTGCAACAAGTG CAGATCTGCAGTTCTCCATGCCCATCCAGTGCACAGATAAAATTGATGAACAAGATGAAGAgcccttctcttcctcctcaagGCCACAGGTTGATGAGGGCTTGACCTCAGGTGCATTAGCATCACGTGGTGCTAGCCCAGAGGACGGTCATTTTATGGACGATATTAAGTTCCCGCCACCCACAGATAGTGAATATGAATTTCTGCACAGTGCTGACAGGAGTGTACCACTTCCAATGCCCAGAAAAGACCTGTCAGAGCCCATTTCCACGGTGTTGGAGGAGTCCTACTCCTCGTACTCTGTCTCTACTCCAGTATCACACCTGCTGCCTGCATCCGCATCACACGAAGGAGTCCGGGGACCACAACAG CCTCTGTGGAACCATGATCTGAGCCCTGCTAGTGCATTGGAAACATCAAGCATGGGGTCTAATCACTGTACTTTTTGCCAGGCTACTGTTCCCAGTAACCTCATGTACAGCCACCTCAATTCACACTTCCAGACCAAAGAGGGGGATTAA
- the tank gene encoding TRAF family member-associated NF-kappa-B activator isoform X4 — MERNIGDPLNKAYEAYRNISIENENAKKLLQEKTEQFQRYSQQLEKKIEDQEQEISELKAQLNSIKLASGEVKCCETAHQKQETERLSPNIQWPSNSSSSHRTNNILESLEFTPMPPHPVPGVSGMKSEDVLDTLQEIQGTFQRIQTLARRQKDHLKRIHKGNSATSDLQFSMPIQCTDKIDEQDEEPFSSSSRPQVDEGLTSGALASRGASPEDGHFMDDIKFPPPTDSEYEFLHSADRSVPLPMPRKDLSEPISTVLEESYSSYSVSTPVSHLLPASASHEGVRGPQQPLWNHDLSPASALETSSMGSNHCTFCQATVPSNLMYSHLNSHFQTKEGD, encoded by the exons ATGGAGCGAAACATTGGTGATCCGCTGAACAAAGCCTATGAAGCCTATCGCAACATCTCCATTGAGAATGAAAATGCCAAAAAGCTGCTCCAGGAGAAG acagaGCAATTTCAACGGTATTCACAGCAGCTGGAGAAAAAGATAGAAGACCAAGAACAGGAGATTTCAGAGCTCAAAGcacaattaaattcaataaagCTTGCTTCAG gggAAGTGAAATGTTGCGAGACTGCACaccaaaaacaggaaacagaaaggTTGTCACCTAATATTCAGTGGCCCAGCAACTCTTCCTCTTCCCACAGGACTAACAATATTCTG GAATCCTTGGAGTTTACACCAATGCCTCCCCATCCAGTACCTGGAGTTAGTGGCATGAAGAG TGAGGATGTTCTAGACACGCTTCAGGAAATCCAGGGGACTTTCCAGAGGATTCAGACTCTTGCAAGACGACAGAAAGATCACCTGAAAAGAATACACAAAGGAAATAGTGCAACAAGTG ATCTGCAGTTCTCCATGCCCATCCAGTGCACAGATAAAATTGATGAACAAGATGAAGAgcccttctcttcctcctcaagGCCACAGGTTGATGAGGGCTTGACCTCAGGTGCATTAGCATCACGTGGTGCTAGCCCAGAGGACGGTCATTTTATGGACGATATTAAGTTCCCGCCACCCACAGATAGTGAATATGAATTTCTGCACAGTGCTGACAGGAGTGTACCACTTCCAATGCCCAGAAAAGACCTGTCAGAGCCCATTTCCACGGTGTTGGAGGAGTCCTACTCCTCGTACTCTGTCTCTACTCCAGTATCACACCTGCTGCCTGCATCCGCATCACACGAAGGAGTCCGGGGACCACAACAG CCTCTGTGGAACCATGATCTGAGCCCTGCTAGTGCATTGGAAACATCAAGCATGGGGTCTAATCACTGTACTTTTTGCCAGGCTACTGTTCCCAGTAACCTCATGTACAGCCACCTCAATTCACACTTCCAGACCAAAGAGGGGGATTAA
- the tank gene encoding TRAF family member-associated NF-kappa-B activator isoform X3, whose product MERNIGDPLNKAYEAYRNISIENENAKKLLQEKTEQFQRYSQQLEKKIEDQEQEISELKAQLNSIKLASGEVKCCETAHQKQETERLSPNIQWPSNSSSSHRTNNILESLEFTPMPPHPVPGVSGMKSEDVLDTLQEIQGTFQRIQTLARRQKDHLKRIHKGNSATSADLQFSMPIQCTDKIDEQDEEPFSSSSRPQVDEGLTSGALASRGASPEDGHFMDDIKFPPPTDSEYEFLHSADRSVPLPMPRKDLSEPISTVLEESYSSYSVSTPVSHLLPASASHEGVRGPQQPLWNHDLSPASALETSSMGSNHCTFCQATVPSNLMYSHLNSHFQTKEGD is encoded by the exons ATGGAGCGAAACATTGGTGATCCGCTGAACAAAGCCTATGAAGCCTATCGCAACATCTCCATTGAGAATGAAAATGCCAAAAAGCTGCTCCAGGAGAAG acagaGCAATTTCAACGGTATTCACAGCAGCTGGAGAAAAAGATAGAAGACCAAGAACAGGAGATTTCAGAGCTCAAAGcacaattaaattcaataaagCTTGCTTCAG gggAAGTGAAATGTTGCGAGACTGCACaccaaaaacaggaaacagaaaggTTGTCACCTAATATTCAGTGGCCCAGCAACTCTTCCTCTTCCCACAGGACTAACAATATTCTG GAATCCTTGGAGTTTACACCAATGCCTCCCCATCCAGTACCTGGAGTTAGTGGCATGAAGAG TGAGGATGTTCTAGACACGCTTCAGGAAATCCAGGGGACTTTCCAGAGGATTCAGACTCTTGCAAGACGACAGAAAGATCACCTGAAAAGAATACACAAAGGAAATAGTGCAACAAGTG CAGATCTGCAGTTCTCCATGCCCATCCAGTGCACAGATAAAATTGATGAACAAGATGAAGAgcccttctcttcctcctcaagGCCACAGGTTGATGAGGGCTTGACCTCAGGTGCATTAGCATCACGTGGTGCTAGCCCAGAGGACGGTCATTTTATGGACGATATTAAGTTCCCGCCACCCACAGATAGTGAATATGAATTTCTGCACAGTGCTGACAGGAGTGTACCACTTCCAATGCCCAGAAAAGACCTGTCAGAGCCCATTTCCACGGTGTTGGAGGAGTCCTACTCCTCGTACTCTGTCTCTACTCCAGTATCACACCTGCTGCCTGCATCCGCATCACACGAAGGAGTCCGGGGACCACAACAG CCTCTGTGGAACCATGATCTGAGCCCTGCTAGTGCATTGGAAACATCAAGCATGGGGTCTAATCACTGTACTTTTTGCCAGGCTACTGTTCCCAGTAACCTCATGTACAGCCACCTCAATTCACACTTCCAGACCAAAGAGGGGGATTAA
- the tbr1b gene encoding T-box brain protein 1b has translation MQLEHCISPALALSKKCLSVGSGYPNSEGSDLALHGHPITSARDNLERSSPLKKNSAGMTNQSEADNFADSKDSSGDVQRGKLSPALDGVADIRHNFDGSAGERYLLSQSSQTQPLSASPAAMFPYPSQHGPAHPAFSIGSPSRYMAHHPVITNGAYNSLLSNTSPQGYPSAGYPYAQQYGHAYQGAAFYQFSSAQAGLLPGKAQIYLCNRALWLKFHRHQTEMIITKQGRRMFPFLSFNISGLDPTAHYNIFVDVILADANHWRFQGGKWVPCGKADTNVTGNRVYMHPDSPNTGAHWMRQEISFGKLKLTNNKGASNNTGQMVVLQSLHKYQPRLHVVQVNEDGTEDTSQPGRVQTFTFPETQFIAVTAYQNTDITQLKIDHNPFAKGFRDNYDTVYTGCDIDRLTPSPGESPRSQLMPSARYAAMPGSFLQDQFVSSYAKSRFHPGVGGAPGTDRGVPLGNSLLSPQQTDETAVGSPQRWFVTPANNRLDFAASAYDAAAAADLAGNAATLLSYAAAGVKTLPLPAAGCSNRALGYYGEATAWGTRTPPQYCGKSGAVLPCWPSNSVPGRTAAAGYLVGLDDGDPVAPERSPLGTNDDAKPKDLSESSWIETPSSIKSIDSSDSGIFEQAKRRRISPSATPVSETASPLKSEMLTPRECEKNCSKDIGYYSFYSHS, from the exons ATGCAGCTCGAGCACTGCATCTCGCCAGCTCTCGCGCTCTCCAAGAAATGTTTGAGTGTGGGCAGTGGCTACCCAAACTCAGAGGGTTCTGATCTCGCCTTGCACGGCCATCCTATTACATCTGCTCGTGACAACCTGGAGAGAAGTTCACCCCTGAAAAAAAACTCCGCTGGGATGACGAATCAGTCAGAGGCGGACAATTTTGCCGACTCTAAGGACTCGTCGGGAGACGTGCAGAGAGGCAAACTCTCTCCAGCGCTCGACGGAGTCGCTGACATTCGTCACAACTTCGATGGATCTGCTGGAGAGAGGTATCTCCTGTCACAGTCCAGTCAAACTCAGCCGCTCTCCGCCAGCCCCGCTGCCATGTTCCCCTACCCGAGCCAGCACGGACCAGCGCATCCGGCATTTTCCATCGGAAGCCCGAGTCGATACATGGCGCATCATCCTGTGATAACGAACGGAGCTTACAACAGTTTGCTGAGTAACACTTCCCCACAGGGCTACCCGAGCGCCGGCTACCCGTACGCACAGCAGTACGGCCACGCGTACCAAGGCGCCGCTTTCTACCAGTTCAGCTCGGCACAGGCCGGACTGCTACCCGGTAAAGCGCAAATCTACCTGTGCAACAGGGCGCTATGGCTGAAGTTTCATCGACATCAGACCGAGATGATTATTACTAAGCAAGGGCG GCGAATGTTCCCTTTTTTAAGTTTCAACATCTCGGGCCTGGACCCGACAGCTCACTACAACATTtttgttgatgtgattctgGCGGATGCGAATCACTGGCGCTTTCAAGGAGGGAAATGGGTTCCGTGCGGTAAAGCGGACACCAATGTGACAG GAAACAGAGTATACATGCACCCGGATTCTCCAAACACTGGCGCGCACTGGATGCGTCAAGAGATTTCGTTTGGAAAATTGAAGTTAACTAACAACAAAGGAGCCTCGAACAACACGGGACAG ATGGTGGTGCTTCAGTCTCTGCATAAATACCAGCCGCGGCTTCATGTGGTGCAGGTGAACGAAGACGGAACGGAGGACACGAGCCAACCTGGTCGCGTGCAGACCTTTACCTTCCCCGAAACTCAGTTTATCGCTGTCACAGCCTATCAAAATACCGAT ATTACACAGCTAAAAATTGACCACAATCCATTTGCGAAAGGATTTCGGGACAATTATGACAC CGTTTATACAGGTTGCGACATTGATCGCTTGACGCCGTCCCCGGGTGAGTCTCCGCGCTCTCAGCTCATGCCGAGTGCGCGCTACGCCGCCATGCCGGGCTCTTTCCTGCAGGACCAGTTTGTCAGCTCGTATGCCAAGTCCCGCTTTCACCCTGGCGTCGGTGGCGCTCCTGGCACGGACCGCGGCGTCCCGCTCGGCAACAGCTTGCTTTCGCCGCAGCAAACCGACGAGACCGCGGTGGGCTCCCCGCAGCGCTGGTTCGTCACCCCGGCCAACAACCGACTGGACTTCGCCGCCTCGGCGTACGACGCTGCTGCCGCGGCCGATCTTGCGGGCAACGCGGCCACACTGCTCTCGTACGCGGCCGCCGGAGTTAAAACTCTGCCACTGCCCGCGGCCGGCTGCTCCAACCGAGCCCTGGGCTACTACGGCGAGGCGACTGCGTGGGGAACACGTACTCCGCCTCAGTACTGCGGTAAATCAGGTGCTGTCCTCCCCTGTTGGCCCTCCAACTCAGTGCCGGGCCGGACAGCGGCTGCAGGTTACCTGGTTGGTCTAGACGACGGCGACCCTGTCGCGCCAGAGAGATCCCCACTGGGCACAAACGACGACGCCAAACCCAAGGACCTGTCCGAGTCCAGCTGGATAGAGACGCCCTCCTCAATTAAATCGATCGACTCGAGCGATTCGGGCATTTTCGAGCAAGCCAAGCGGAGGAGGATCTCTCCATCTGCCACGCCGGTTTCGGAAACAGCGTCGCCGTTAAAATCCGAAATGCTGACGCCCAGGGAGTGCGAGAAGAACTGCTCCAAGGACATTGGCTACTACAGCTTCTATTCACACAGTTAG